One stretch of Chiroxiphia lanceolata isolate bChiLan1 chromosome 1, bChiLan1.pri, whole genome shotgun sequence DNA includes these proteins:
- the LOC116794225 gene encoding Sjoegren syndrome nuclear autoantigen 1 homolog — translation MTQQGAVLQGYNNELVKCIEDLCMQREELNKQIQQAEEERNKLQHEIQVLSEQLERVCENLAQKVASRNELDKILAETEAAYMKILDSSRTLLNVLKKEVGSLRHSPDLKPNVT, via the coding sequence ATGACTCAGCAGGGAGCTGTTCTTCAGGGTTACAATAATGAACTAGTGAAATGCATTGAAGACTTATGTATGCAAAGAGAAGAGCTGAACAAACAAATCCAGCaagcagaagaagaaaggaataaacTCCAGCATGAAATTCAAGTCCTGAGTGAACAGCTGGAGCGTGTATGTGAAAACCTGGCCCAGAAGGTGGCTTCACGGAATGAGCTTGATAAAATTCTTGCTGAAACTGAAGCTGCTTACATGAAGATTTTGGATAGTTCTAGAACTTTACTTAATGTCCTGAAGAAGGAAGTGGGAAGCTTAAGGCATTCACCAGATCTGAAACCAAATGTAACGTGA